One genomic region from Chloroflexota bacterium encodes:
- a CDS encoding NADH-quinone oxidoreductase subunit A yields the protein MLRSYAFIAILAIIAFGFAVVALAFAWLVRPKKPNPIKNDIYECGLETVGDTWVRFKAQYYLFALIFVIFDVEAVFLFPWAVAYNQLGLYALVEAALFILILVGGLFYAWAKGALEWQ from the coding sequence GTGCTTCGTAGTTACGCCTTCATCGCCATCCTCGCGATCATCGCGTTCGGCTTCGCCGTCGTCGCTCTGGCGTTCGCCTGGCTTGTGCGCCCCAAGAAGCCCAACCCGATCAAGAACGATATCTATGAGTGCGGACTGGAGACGGTAGGGGATACCTGGGTACGGTTCAAGGCCCAGTATTACCTCTTTGCTCTGATCTTCGTGATCTTCGACGTGGAGGCCGTGTTCCTTTTCCCCTGGGCTGTCGCCTACAATCAACTAGGCTTGTACGCGTTGGTGGAGGCCGCTCTGTTTATCCTCATTCTGGTGGGCGGCCTTTTCTATGCCTGGGCCAAAGGCGCGCTGGAATGGCAGTGA